The window TAATTATTCaatgatgttaatttttatgcgTTTTTATCAACTCGAAAAGTGAACTATTAGGGTCACTTGTACCAAACTCTGATTAACCTAATCGTTGATTAtttcattggaattgaccaatcgtatttgtcgttaagcaaaattaacaaatgcgattgcTCAATTCTAATGGAATAATCAACTATTAGGTCAATCGGAGTTTGGTGCAAGTGGCCCCTATACGAGCaacacttaaaattaaaatcacaaTCACTGCATATAAGTTATAacaatatgttatttaatattttaaaaatataacgcaataaagttaaataatttacgttATTGCATTATCATTGATGGAACATTagataacatttaaaattacaaataacattttatttgtctgACGCGTGTACAAATTTATtccgttatattttttaataatgataaatgtcGAAAAATATGACTTATTGAGATAAATATCGCATatctttcaattaattaacaatttctaCTTGATTCATAAACGATATCAAGACAATTGTTATGCAAgcaatttatgtatttaaaatgcaaattaaaagactgaaaatttaacatatcttTATGTCAAATCATTttcatgttttaaattttccgctaatttaaatttaatttgcccGCCATTTCCGGAATctgtaaatgaataaaaaaatcggAAGATCATgattaatagttttatacaTATCAATAAACAGTTTGttgataatttattgataacacgcgcgtttcaaaaaatttatgcaagTTACTTGAAACGTATTGTATCAATAATATCAAAtcgtcatttatatttttggttaGTCAACCATTACATCGACTCACGTAGTTTCTCACGCGAGATCAACATGAAGTTGGCCGCGAGTTACATAGTTGTTGTTATGAACGTTAACCTGTGTACGATTTCTTGAATAGATCGTTGTTTCGTGCGATTGTATTTCTCTTACGTTACCTTCTAGCCGTAATAAAAGATACATCGCAATCGCGGACGTGTAAAGTGTCACACGATCATCATATTTTGGCGATTAATAGGCGCGAGAGCGTATGCTAACCTTTCCGCGATTGCGAGTGTCAACACGCGGACCCGAGCTCATTCAATGCGGACAAACACgtatacataaacatatacacatacactcATCCATAACTGACCCATCTACATAAATAcgacacatacacatacacacacctACACAACATTCAATGCAGTAAAATCAGTAAAAGAGTACGAGAGAAAGCCCAGTGTTACACGTGCCGTATATCTGCAGAAGATCTGGCACATTAAgctctcaaaaaaaaaaaaaaaaaaagcgagtGTCAACAATGGCCAAGAAGGAGAAGGAACAGCAGGAAACGTGCGATAGCGAGAAACGGAAAAAGTCTGAGAGGCTTGTTCGGGCGATGGCAGAATAGCCAGGGAGTgagtaatttatttgtttgctATTTTCTACCCGCGTAATTGATCGTTTCTGGAACAGTCGCATCTGGGACGTAAATGAGCGTCATTTGTAGCGCTCCGTGCAAGAGATGTGATTAAGGTACGATTTTACGTGCTGCCAAAACAAGATGAATCGGAGCGTCACTTTTGCAGAGTTGCTTCTTGCCTTATTTCATGTACAACATTTGTCGTTGGAATAAttctgtaacttttttttagcagtaaatttaaatctcTCTTTTGTGAGTACCATGAAGGAAAAGCAGGGATAGGAATACGAGAgatgaaaagataaaagagaaGGACGAAGTTGACAGCTATTGGACAAGGACGGAATAGCAAAAGAGTGAGTAgttgttttttgttttctacttGTAAAATTGATCCTGAAACAGTTGCACATGGAGTGGAAATGATGTGTGGAGGatatacacaatataattaattaattagtataattaaaaaataaatatgcagaTATTTAGCATCCTGGTTgatcaagaatttttttaattccgaaaaattttagaaattttacttgtgtttttatgacaaaatgattttttgttttttttttaattttttgataataagaaatgttgacaattgataaatatagCACGCATCCGTGTCTGACGGGTTCACATTCATGTCTGActcgtttttattaaatcagcAATTAAATCAGTGACAATTGCCATATATTGCTTTAAATTAGTGTTATGTGCTTAatcgcattttattatttatttaacttttaatgaaaaatattgcggacaaattgttatatgttatttaattctataatgtcttttttaatatttcttgaaattttgaaaaaaatcctGATAAAACTAGGAATTTTCCCAGAGAATTCTACAAAATTTGAGTATACATCCTGAGTGATATATACTCTTTgcatgttaaatatatttttgacactaaagaaaattaatattaaaatttaattaaaccgAATTATAaccaaatttgtataaaaatttttttttaaaaattgcaatatttcaaatatttttatttttatttttatataaagacacacagtaatttttttttaatggttaAATTCTgttataataagaattttttatatattttataatttttattatagttacaataattatatagaaaaagatgctatatataaaaaagaattgtattataatttttaatattttaatctcttatttttatacagatataaagcaattaaattttttttattgatttatataatacaaggttttatattaatatctatttgaatacgatattataatataattataatatttcaatcttttctatttttgtataaagtaCATTAAAGCTGATCAAATTTGAAgagattttttatgtaaaaattcttcttttctttaaacatTACGACGTTGAAAACTCTAAAGAAGatggaaatataatatttgtatttatagcTTCCAAAAATAGGTCCACACACCACCTTTCGGTGATGGTAAAAGAGCCCCAGGAATCATCTTTAAAGGAATTTGGGTCTTCGAGGATAATTCTATCTTGTATTTCTTCAGAATCGTAGCTAGACCTGCTTTCATCTGCAACTGAGCCATTCTCATACCCACGCAAATACGCGGGCCTTCTCCGAAAGGTAAAAAGGCAAATTTCTCGATGTTTCGTTTTTTCTCTAGACTGAATCTTTCAGGATCGTACTCCTCGGGATTTTCCCAGTATTGAGGATCTTTTTGCAGAGATTGAACTGGTATCAAAATTTCCATTCCGGGTTGTACGCGGCAGACAACTCCGTCAGATCCCTTCAGTTCGAACTCTTCCGTACACCGTTTCTTCATGACTACTGCTGCATGTATCAGTCTCATTGACTCGTTAATAACCTGGTCCATGTACTTCATTTCCTTCAATCCTTCATAAGTAATTTTACCATTGTATTTGCTGAGTACGGATATGACCTCTTCGCGTAATTTCTCCTGTATTTTCGGGTAGCTCGCCAAATAGAAGCCGCTGTAGCTCATAGTGCTGCTAGAAGTCTCATAGCCGTCGAGGATGAATGACAACGCATGTCCTGCGACCATTTCAGTGCCGAATTTTTCGCCCTCTGCTCGTTCTAATTCGACCATCAATTGGAGAAAATCATTCCTAGGTATTTTGTCCTTTCGTCTTTGTTCCAAGACGTCCGCTACCAATGTTCTGACGAAATGATCGATGTGCTCGGGAATAAATCTCATCTTAAAGATTTTGTTTAATGATGGAATCAAGAACGTAAGCGTAAACGCGATTATGCTTCGCATAGATGGCTCAACAACAgcttttccaatttttatgaAAGACGTATTCTTTTTCTCGTCATCGAAACAGTATCCATCCACGCCGAAACCAGCGGCGGCTACTACCTGTGCGGTATACTTAGAGAACAAGGTCTTCAATTCGAATTCCGTCTTCCCATCGCTCAGCTTTTCTTCGATATAATTCTCGAACTCGACGCACACTTTTTTAACGCTTTCGAGCAAGATCTTTAGCCGCATGCTAGAAAATGCGTAAGTCATGCGTTTTCTGCTGTTTGTCCACTTCTCACCGGAAAGGGCAAAGGGATTGTGTGATACAAGCGGATCCACTTTGGGGTCGAAGGAGATGGTGTTTTCAGAGAAACTCGAGAAATTGGTTTGTAGCACCGTTTTTACCAGCTCCGGCTCGAGAATCATTAACAACGGCGACGTAAAGTCGTAGATTCCGACCATGCTGCGACCTTTGTTATCCTTGTAGATCTTGTCATAGAAATCGGCAAGGTGCGTTCTCATGGACATCAACGGCAGCATGTGACCGAGTCCTGGCAAGGCTCCATCCACGCACGGAACACCATGTTTCTGccaatatttgtaatttcgcGTCAAATAATAGTAAAGAGCTACAAGCGCCCCAAGAATCAGAGATACCAACGCGATAGTCATGCTGCCTCTTTTGGATGGTAACTGATGCTTGAGCGGATATCAATGCAGCCTTGACCATATATCATTCGCGACTAGTGATGCAACGGAATCACTGAGAGAAGTGTGTACATTGATAGCGTCTATTAACGGGTTAACGAGTGAAACTATAAAGTAGTCATAAAATTTGCATTGGTTACTTGTAGTATCAATGAGCTTTATTACTCTGtgatattaagtaatattttttacaattgtatggattaaattattctgtttaattattgaaaatttttttttaaatatatgttcattatattatgaaaattttggcTTATTTGtacaacattaaaaatgaaaaatagttaaaatagtTTAATCAGGAAGTTAAGACAAAGTGAAAGATGATGtgttaagtattaattattgcttatttaaaaaacattttttacgatACCAGATATTCTAATCCTTTGTTTCTgtttaagatatatattaacacGTTCTATGACGAGACgtttttgctctttttattcagatataatattttgagcatataaaattttattatattttcgatcaataagtaattaatacgtagtgtttttatattgtttttgggGGACACTactaaatatcttatttttataattatgttataaagatGTAATAATTGAGATTGATTTGAAGAGAATgcttttttatgtacataataattacaaattctttCTTTGAACATAGAAAACATTTACGACGTTGTGAGTTTGACAAAAgttggaaataaaatattcatatttatatctgACGGAGGTAGACCCACAGGCCGCCTTTCGGTACTTGTACAAAAGAAGGAATCATTTTTAAAGGAATTTGCGTTTTCGGGGATAGTTccattctgtatttttttagaatcgTAGCCAGACCTGCCTTTATTTGTAGCTGGGCCATTCTCATACCCACGCACATTCGTGGGCCTTCGCCGAAGGGCAGATAGGTAAATCTCTCGTTGCTATGTTTTTTTTCCGGGTTGAATCTTTCAGGATCGTACTCCTCGGGATGTTTCCAATATTGAGGATCTTTGTGCAGAGATTGAATCGGTATCACGATCTTCGTTCCGGATTGAACGCGGCAGACAATTCCATCGGATCCTTTTAGTTCGAACTCTTCTGTACATCgtttctttataattactaATGGAGATATCATTCTCATCGACTCGTTGAAGACCTGGTCCATGTATGTCATCTCTCTCAAACCGTCGTAAGTGATTTCACCGTCGTGTCTGTTGAGCACCGTCATCACCTCCTCGCGCAATTTCTCCTGTACTTCCGGGTGGCTGGCTAAATGAAAACCGATGTAGCTCATAGTACTGCTAGAAGTCTCATAGCCATcgagaaaaaacgaaaatgcATGTCCTGCGAGCACTtcgatatcaaatttattgttttctgaGTGTTCTAATTCTAACATTAAATggagaaaattgtttttaggTATTTTATCCTTTTTCCCTTGTTCAATGAGATCTGTAACCAATGTCTTGATGAAACGATCGATGTGCTCAGGAATAAATCTTatcttaaagattttattcaataatggCATAAAGATAAGGAGAGCGAACATGATTGTGTTTTTCGTGGATGGCTTAAACAGAGTTTTTCCGATTTTTGTGAAAGACATGTTCTTTTTCTCAACATCAAAGCAGTATCCATTTATGCCGAAACCAGCAGCGGCTACTACCTGTGCGGTATACTTAGCAAACAAAGTCTTCAATTCAAATTCTGTCTTTTCGATATTGCTTaactttttatcaatatagTTTTCGAACTCCACACATACCTTTTTAACGCTTTCGAGCAGGATCTTTAGTCGCATGCTGGAGAATACGTTAGTCAAACGTTTTCTACTGTTTTGCCATTTTTCAcccgaaagaaagaaaggattATGTGCTATAAGTGAGTCCAGTTTGGGATCGAGATAAATGGCATTTTCAGAGAAACTCGAGAAGTTGGTTTGCATCACCGTTTTTACCAATTGTGGTTCAAGAATCATCAACGACGGCGACGTGAAGTCGTAAAATCCTATCATACTGCGAcctttgtaatttttgtagatcttGTCACAAAAATCGGCGATGTGCGTTTTCGTGGACGTCACCGACAGCATATGACCGAATCCTGGCAGGGCTCCATCCACGCAAGGAACTCCACGTTTCTGCCAATACTTGTAATTTCGCGTCAAATAATAGTAAAGAGCTACAAACGCCCCGACAATTAGAGACACCAACGCGATAGTCATGTTGCCTCTTTCAGATGATAACTAACGCTTAAGCAAGCGAACATCAATATAGCTTTGACCATTGTATCATTCGCGACAATTGCAACTCATCAAGTGATGCAACCGGATCATTGAGAGAAGTGTGTACGTTGATAACGTCTATCAACGGGTTAAGGGAGTTCCTCTGCTCAGGCCCGGCACAACAAGTAGCACAGGGGTTcaagtaaagtaaaatattcaaatgacttttgttgccttcttttttttgctgtacatggtctaaaattaataatggtgAATATAAGAAAGAATTCGGCTATAAAGCACTACCTCCATTActgaaataactttttttaaattgagaataaacatttttcactattataccactcttagataactaaatacaacatttgaaattcatgTTATATCACTAGCACACATTTATCACCCTTACGTGCTGTATTACTTCGATTATTGTaacctttttttatcttattaattatttcactcaaacgagcaagtgcattataatttcaaaaatttaacagtacttttctggacagctaagatgtattattgtaaagtttCACTAACATCTGTTCATTACTTCTATGTTTAATACGAccataaaaactgaaaaatcccGAAAATTTATCGATTCCCGTAAGAgcccatgttaataaaatatttaatatctaaataactagCTAGTTTAGgtttctgaaattttgacagttaatttatatcactaatttgaacttctttacaaagtttcatgaaaatctgttcattttgatttagcaACGGAACTCCCTTAACGAGTGAGATTATAAAGTAGTCATACAATTTGCATTGGCGACTTGTAGTATCGATGAACTTTATTACTCTGTGACattaagtgatattttttacaattgtatggactaaattattctaaattattcttaattatcgaaaaaatttttaaaaatatatgttcaatatattatgaaaGTTTTGGCTTATTTGTATagcattaaaaatgaaaaacagtTAAAATAGTTTAATCATGAAGTTGAGACAAAGTGAAAGACGATGtgttaagtattaattattgcttatttaaaaaacattttttacaacattaagacctattatacttataacaattacaaaaaattgaaaataataaaaattgtacgataccaaatattttaatcttttgtttctatttaagatatatattaacacGTTCTATGATgtttttactctttttatttagattatataatgttttgatgatattatcataaaatttcattatattatcgattgataagtaattaatacatagtgtttttatattgttttttttgcgGTAGtatcttgttatttttataattatgttacatataaaGATGTAATAATTGAGATTGATTTGAAGAGAATTCctttttatgtacataataattacaaattctttCTTTGAACATAGAAAACATTTGCGACGTTGTGACTTCGACAAAAGttggaaagaaaatatttatatttatatatgactAAGGTAGACCCACAGGCCGCCTTTCGGTATTTGTAGAAAAGAAGGAATCATTTTTAAAGG of the Monomorium pharaonis isolate MP-MQ-018 chromosome 11, ASM1337386v2, whole genome shotgun sequence genome contains:
- the LOC118647870 gene encoding cytochrome P450 6a2-like; this encodes MTIALVSLIVGAFVALYYYLTRNYKYWQKRGVPCVDGALPGFGHMLSVTSTKTHIADFCDKIYKNYKGRSMIGFYDFTSPSLMILEPQLVKTVMQTNFSSFSENAIYLDPKLDSLIAHNPFFLSGEKWQNSRKRLTNVFSSMRLKILLESVKKVCVEFENYIDKKLSNIEKTEFELKTLFAKYTAQVVAAAGFGINGYCFDVEKKNMSFTKIGKTLFKPSTKNTIMFALLIFMPLLNKIFKIRFIPEHIDRFIKTLVTDLIEQGKKDKIPKNNFLHLMLELEHSENNKFDIEVLAGHAFSFFLDGYETSSSTMSYIGFHLASHPEVQEKLREEVMTVLNRHDGEITYDGLREMTYMDQVFNESMRMISPLVIIKKRCTEEFELKGSDGIVCRVQSGTKIVIPIQSLHKDPQYWKHPEEYDPERFNPEKKHSNERFTYLPFGEGPRMCVGMRMAQLQIKAGLATILKKYRMELSPKTQIPLKMIPSFVQVPKGGLWVYLRQI
- the LOC118647871 gene encoding cytochrome P450 6a2-like, which translates into the protein MTIALVSLILGALVALYYYLTRNYKYWQKHGVPCVDGALPGLGHMLPLMSMRTHLADFYDKIYKDNKGRSMVGIYDFTSPLLMILEPELVKTVLQTNFSSFSENTISFDPKVDPLVSHNPFALSGEKWTNSRKRMTYAFSSMRLKILLESVKKVCVEFENYIEEKLSDGKTEFELKTLFSKYTAQVVAAAGFGVDGYCFDDEKKNTSFIKIGKAVVEPSMRSIIAFTLTFLIPSLNKIFKMRFIPEHIDHFVRTLVADVLEQRRKDKIPRNDFLQLMVELERAEGEKFGTEMVAGHALSFILDGYETSSSTMSYSGFYLASYPKIQEKLREEVISVLSKYNGKITYEGLKEMKYMDQVINESMRLIHAAVVMKKRCTEEFELKGSDGVVCRVQPGMEILIPVQSLQKDPQYWENPEEYDPERFSLEKKRNIEKFAFLPFGEGPRICVGMRMAQLQMKAGLATILKKYKIELSSKTQIPLKMIPGALLPSPKGGVWTYFWKL